Proteins encoded in a region of the Nicotiana tomentosiformis chromosome 9, ASM39032v3, whole genome shotgun sequence genome:
- the LOC104110938 gene encoding heavy metal-associated isoprenylated plant protein 32 — protein MSKEEFLKIQTCVLKVNIHCDGCKHKVKKILQKIEGVYKTSIDSEQGKVTVAGNVDPATLIKKLAKSGKHAELWGAPKASNNNQQNQLNNQFKNMQIDSGKGGNNKGQAQGQGQKGGGNNQPKGGPQMPNQQQQLQQLKGFQDLKLPPQFKDLKLPPMGGKDQNPKAVKFALPEDDDLTDDEFDDDDFDDDEFDDDEFDDEIDDIPMNKMKAMMGGNGGAQMKPMMGGIGGAQMKPMMGGNGGAQMKPMMGGNGGGQMPNMMMNGQHPQLMKGGSGGNNGGNAGGNGKKSGGGGGNIPVQVNMGGNNGGKKGGNGNNNGNNGGNQNQGGGSAQKGGKNSGGQPNVGGGNGGGGGGQNKNGGGGGGAGNPNMNGNGAKKGGGPNDGMQGMPNRMMAMSAGGNMGQLGNMPNPMGQMGGLPMGQMGNPMGQMGNVPAVQGLPAGAPMTGGGNGAGYFQGAGPEVMAGNPYYQQQQQMAAMMMQQQRANGNERFQPMMYARPPPAVNYMPPPYNPYYYGPPPPPSDNYSTFFSDENTNSCSVM, from the exons ATGAGTAAAGAAGAGTTCTTGAAGATCCAG ACTTGTGTCCTTAAAGTCAATATACACTGTGATGGGTGTAAGCATAAAGTAAAGAAAATCTTGCAAAAGATTGAAG GGGTTTATAAGACAAGCATAGATTCAGAACAAGGAAAAGTGACTGTTGCTGGAAATGTAGACCCTGCTACACTGATCAAGAAATTAGCCAAGAGTGGGAAACATGCAGAGTTATGGGGTGCTCCCAAAGCCAGTAACAACAACCAACAAAATCAGCTCAATAATCAGTTCAAGAACATGCAAATTGACAGTGGTAAAGGTGGCAATAACAAGGGGCAAGCCCAAGGCCAAGGTCAGAAAGGTGGTGGAAACAATCAGCCAAAAGGTGGACCTCAAATGCCAAACCAGCAGCAGCAACTTCAACAGTTGAAAGGGTTCCAAGATCTGAAGTTGCCCCCACAATTTAAGGACCTGAAACTTCCCCCCATGGGTGGCAAAGACCAGAACCCAAAGGCTGTCAAGTTTGCCTTGCCTGAGGATGATGATTTGACTGATGATGAGTTTGATGATGATGATTTTGATGACGATGAGTTTGATGACGATGAGTTTGATGATGAAATCGACGATATCCCCATGAATAAGATGAAGGCGATGATGGGAGGTAATGGTGGAGCTCAGATGAAGCCGATGATGGGCGGTATTGGAGGAGCTCAAATGAAGCCCATGATGGGCGGTAATGGAGGCGCTCAAATGAAGCCCATGATGGGAGGTAATGGTGGAGGTCAGATGCCTAATATGATGATGAATGGGCAGCACCCTCAACTCATGAAAGGTGGAAGTGGCGGTAACAATGGTGGGAATGCCGGTGGAAACGGTAAAAAAAGCGGTGGTGGTGGAGGAAATATCCCTGTTCAGGTTAACATGGGTGGAAATAATGGTGGTAAGAAAGGTGGTAATGGGAATAATAATGGTAATAATGGAGGAAATCAAAATCAAGGTGGAGGATCCGCTCAAAAGGGTGGCAAAAACAGTGGAGGGCAGCCGAATGTTGGTGGCGGcaatggtggtggtggtgggggtCAGAACAAGAATGGAGGCGGCGGCGGAGGTGCTGGCAATCCTAACATGAATGGCAATGGTGCCAAAAAAGGGGGTGGACCAAATGATGGGATGCAAGGCATGCCAAACAGGATGATGGCTATGAGTGCTGGTGGAAATATGGGCCAGTTAGGTAACATGCCTAATCCAATGGGCCAGATGGGTGGTCTTCCAATGGGCCAGATGGGTAATCCAATGGGCCAGATGGGCAATGTTCCGGCAGTCCAAGGCCTACCGGCAGGGGCGCCGATGACTGGTGGTGGTAATGGTGCCGGTTACTTCCAAGGTGCCGGTCCTGAAGTTATGGCTGGCAATCCTTACTACCAGCAGCAGCAGCAAATGGCAGCTATGATGATGCAGCAGCAGCGTGCCAATGGGAACGAAAGGTTTCAACCAATGATGTACGCTCGGCCACCACCAGCAGTTAATTACATGCCACCACCTTACAACCCGTATTACTACGGCCCTCCGCCACCACCAAGTGATAACTACAGCACCTTCTTCAGTGATGAAAATACCAACAGCTGCAGTGTGATGTGA